In one Sphingomonas hankookensis genomic region, the following are encoded:
- a CDS encoding aldose 1-epimerase family protein has product MTVTLGNGTLTVAVEALGAELQSIRDAQGRELMTNADPAFWTGHAPILFPIIGAVQDDRYHVGGAVYHLAKHGFARRRMFAKVAHSDTFVRFELVDDAETRKLYPFAFMLHVEHRLEGATLHSEVTVTNTGDRDLPASIGFHPAFAWPLPYGRDRAAHRMVFSDAEVGTVAAIAANGTIAPERRPDPAVDRVLTLTDDLFADDALVYDPVASSWVRYGAPDGPQLRVDFPGMPKLGIWTKPGASFVCIEPWDGIADPEGFAGDIFDKPGIRRVAPGQSHRAAMSVTLEG; this is encoded by the coding sequence ATGACGGTGACGCTGGGCAACGGCACGCTGACGGTCGCGGTCGAGGCATTGGGCGCGGAATTGCAGTCGATCCGGGACGCGCAGGGTCGCGAGCTGATGACGAATGCCGATCCGGCGTTCTGGACCGGCCATGCGCCGATCCTGTTCCCGATCATCGGCGCGGTGCAGGACGATCGCTATCATGTGGGTGGCGCGGTCTACCACCTCGCCAAGCACGGCTTTGCGCGGCGGCGGATGTTCGCGAAGGTTGCGCATTCCGATACTTTCGTGCGGTTCGAGCTGGTCGACGATGCGGAGACGCGGAAGCTCTATCCGTTCGCGTTCATGCTCCACGTGGAACATCGGCTGGAGGGGGCAACCCTCCATAGCGAGGTGACGGTGACCAATACCGGCGACCGCGACCTGCCGGCGAGCATCGGGTTTCATCCGGCCTTTGCGTGGCCGCTGCCCTATGGACGCGATCGGGCGGCGCACCGGATGGTGTTTTCGGACGCGGAAGTTGGCACGGTCGCCGCGATTGCGGCCAACGGCACGATCGCGCCGGAGCGTCGGCCCGATCCGGCGGTCGATCGGGTGCTGACGCTGACCGACGATCTGTTTGCGGACGATGCGCTGGTTTATGACCCGGTTGCAAGTAGTTGGGTGCGGTACGGGGCGCCGGACGGGCCGCAGTTGCGGGTCGATTTTCCGGGGATGCCGAAGCTGGGGATCTGGACGAAGCCGGGTGCGAGCTTCGTTTGTATCGAGCCGTGGGACGGGATTGCCGATCCGGAAGGATTTGCCGGTGACATCTTCGACAAGCCGGGGATTCGCCGCGTCGCGCCGGGGCAGTCGCATCGGGCGGCTATGTCGGTGACGTTGGAAGGTTGA
- the pheT gene encoding phenylalanine--tRNA ligase subunit beta → MKFTLSWLHEHLDTDASLDTILGALNAIGLEVEGVENPGEKLAAFRVARVLTAEPHPQADKLQVLSVDAGDGPLQVVCGAPNARAGLVGVFGMPGATVPANGMVLKVAAIRGVESNGMMCSTRELELGEDHDGIIELPADAPAGTPFPAYAGLDDPVIDISVTPNRQDCMGVRGIARDLAAAGYGTLKPLAVPVVAGEGDGPDVRVEDAAGCPAFYAQAVRGLTNGESPEWMRRRLNAIGQKPISTLVDITNYVMFDLGRPLHVYDMAKLDGGLVARQARPSESVVALNGKSYTLDGGETVIADDAAVHDIGGIMGGEHSGVSETTTDVLIECAYFTPEAIARTGQKLALTSDARTRFERGVDPAFLDQGLAIATDYVLRLCGGTASRVTTAGSPPTEPRVITHQPGRVATLGGLDVAEDRQRDILERLGFVVGDGWQVTVPSWRRDVEGVADLVEEVIRIEGLDKVPSTPLDRPAGVATPTATPEQKLERRMRRAAAARGLAEAITWSFIADDEAAPFGGGAWEVVNPIASDMRVMRPSLLPGLLSAAARNAKRGQSSVRLFEIGRRYLAEGERATLGIVLSGERAVRNWRTGKAQGFDAFDAKAEVLALLEAAGAPVGNLQVMDGAGDVFHPGQSATLRLGPKTVLASFGVLHPTTAKAFDLGSGVVAAEIYLDALPAKRGSGFMRAAYAPPALQAVTRDFAFLVAEDVTGDQLVRAVRGADKAAIVDARLFDVFAGQGVEPGHKSLAIEVTLQPGAKSFTDVELKAISDKIVAAAKKIGGSLRA, encoded by the coding sequence ATGAAGTTCACCCTGAGCTGGCTGCACGAGCATCTCGACACCGATGCGTCGCTCGACACGATCCTGGGCGCGCTGAACGCGATCGGGCTGGAGGTCGAGGGCGTCGAGAATCCGGGCGAGAAGCTGGCCGCGTTCCGCGTCGCCCGCGTGCTGACCGCCGAACCGCATCCGCAGGCGGACAAGCTGCAGGTACTGTCGGTCGACGCCGGCGACGGCCCGTTGCAGGTGGTGTGCGGCGCGCCCAATGCCCGTGCGGGGCTGGTCGGCGTGTTCGGGATGCCCGGCGCGACGGTGCCGGCCAATGGCATGGTGCTGAAGGTCGCGGCGATCCGCGGCGTCGAATCCAACGGCATGATGTGTTCGACCCGCGAACTGGAGCTGGGCGAGGATCATGACGGGATCATCGAACTGCCCGCCGATGCACCGGCCGGCACCCCCTTCCCCGCCTACGCCGGGCTGGACGATCCGGTGATCGACATCAGCGTCACGCCGAACCGGCAGGACTGTATGGGCGTGCGCGGGATTGCGCGCGACCTGGCGGCGGCGGGTTATGGGACGCTGAAACCGCTGGCGGTGCCGGTGGTCGCGGGCGAAGGCGATGGCCCCGACGTGCGGGTCGAGGACGCGGCGGGCTGCCCGGCCTTCTATGCGCAGGCGGTGCGCGGGCTGACCAATGGCGAGTCGCCGGAGTGGATGCGCCGGCGGCTGAACGCGATCGGGCAGAAGCCGATTTCGACACTGGTCGACATCACCAATTACGTGATGTTCGATCTGGGGCGGCCGCTGCACGTCTATGACATGGCGAAGCTCGACGGTGGGCTGGTCGCGCGGCAGGCTCGCCCGAGCGAAAGCGTCGTCGCGCTGAACGGCAAGTCCTATACGCTGGACGGCGGCGAGACGGTGATCGCCGACGACGCGGCGGTGCACGACATTGGCGGGATCATGGGCGGCGAGCATTCGGGCGTGTCGGAGACGACGACCGACGTGCTGATCGAATGCGCCTATTTCACGCCCGAGGCGATCGCGCGGACGGGGCAGAAGCTGGCGCTGACCAGCGATGCGCGCACCCGGTTCGAACGTGGGGTCGATCCGGCGTTTCTGGATCAGGGCCTGGCCATTGCGACCGATTATGTCCTGCGGCTGTGCGGCGGGACCGCGAGCCGCGTGACCACGGCCGGCAGCCCGCCGACCGAGCCGCGGGTCATCACGCATCAGCCTGGCCGCGTCGCGACGCTGGGCGGGCTGGACGTGGCCGAGGACCGGCAGCGCGACATTCTCGAACGGCTGGGCTTCGTGGTTGGCGATGGCTGGCAGGTGACGGTCCCGTCGTGGCGGCGCGATGTCGAGGGCGTGGCCGATCTGGTCGAGGAAGTGATCCGCATCGAGGGGCTGGACAAGGTGCCGTCCACCCCGCTCGACCGTCCTGCCGGAGTGGCGACGCCGACGGCGACGCCCGAACAGAAGCTGGAGCGGCGGATGCGCCGCGCGGCGGCGGCGCGCGGTCTGGCCGAAGCGATCACGTGGAGCTTCATCGCCGACGACGAAGCCGCCCCGTTCGGCGGCGGCGCGTGGGAGGTGGTGAACCCGATCGCCAGCGACATGCGCGTGATGCGCCCGTCGCTGCTGCCCGGTCTGCTGAGTGCGGCTGCGCGCAATGCGAAGCGGGGCCAGTCGAGCGTGCGGCTGTTCGAGATCGGCCGGCGCTATCTGGCCGAGGGTGAGCGCGCGACATTGGGCATCGTGCTGTCGGGCGAGCGCGCGGTGCGCAACTGGCGGACCGGCAAGGCGCAGGGCTTCGACGCGTTCGATGCCAAGGCGGAGGTGCTGGCGCTGCTGGAGGCGGCGGGCGCGCCGGTCGGCAATCTTCAGGTGATGGACGGTGCCGGCGACGTGTTCCATCCGGGCCAGTCGGCGACGCTCAGGCTGGGGCCGAAGACGGTGCTGGCGAGCTTCGGCGTGCTGCACCCGACCACCGCCAAGGCATTCGACCTGGGCAGCGGCGTGGTGGCGGCGGAGATCTATCTCGACGCGCTGCCGGCCAAGCGGGGCAGCGGCTTCATGCGCGCGGCCTATGCGCCGCCGGCGTTGCAGGCGGTGACGCGCGATTTCGCATTCCTGGTCGCCGAGGACGTGACCGGCGACCAGCTGGTGCGCGCGGTGCGCGGCGCGGACAAGGCGGCGATCGTCGATGCGCGGCTGTTCGACGTCTTTGCCGGACAGGGCGTCGAGCCGGGCCACAAGAGCCTCGCCATTGAGGTCACGTTGCAGCCGGGCGCCAAGAGCTTCACCGATGTCGAACTGAAGGCGATTTCGGACAAGATCGTGGCGGCGGCGAAGAAGATCGGCGGGAGTTTGCGCGCATGA
- the pheS gene encoding phenylalanine--tRNA ligase subunit alpha → MTPDLDQLRADLLAAIDASAGVDALEAVRVHALGKQGAITGLLKTLGGLSPEERQTVAPGIHALREAVTGAIGARKADLEAKALAAKLASERVDLTLPVDRIAPGGVHPVAQVMDELAEIFADLGFAVATGPEIEDDWHNFTALNIPETHPARAMHDTFYAQRRSPQGETSESAAGGASAPSDDGGSATGAIPSARAGQSPSPSDGADAPPAGPEQDRTVERFVLRTHTSPVQIRTMMTQQPPIRIIAPGRVYRSDSDATHTPMFHQIEGLVIDRGIHMGHLKWTLETFLKAYFERDDIVLRLRPSYFPFTEPSAEVDIGYTLEKGRRVVGGDPTKGNGGWMEVLGSGMVHPKVIAACGLDPDEWQGFAFGTGVDRLAMLKYGMDDLRPFFDGDLRWLKHYGFAALDVPTLSGGVGA, encoded by the coding sequence GTGACCCCCGATCTCGACCAATTGCGTGCCGACCTGCTCGCCGCCATCGATGCCTCTGCCGGCGTCGACGCGCTGGAGGCGGTGCGTGTTCATGCACTGGGCAAGCAGGGGGCGATCACCGGCCTGCTCAAGACGCTGGGCGGCCTGTCGCCCGAAGAACGCCAGACGGTCGCGCCCGGCATCCACGCGCTGCGCGAGGCGGTGACCGGGGCGATCGGTGCGCGCAAGGCGGACCTCGAAGCAAAGGCGCTGGCGGCCAAGCTGGCGAGCGAGCGGGTCGACCTGACGCTGCCGGTCGACCGGATCGCGCCGGGTGGGGTGCATCCGGTTGCCCAAGTGATGGACGAACTGGCGGAGATCTTCGCCGATCTGGGCTTTGCCGTCGCGACGGGGCCGGAGATCGAGGACGACTGGCATAACTTCACCGCGCTCAATATTCCGGAGACACACCCGGCGCGCGCGATGCACGATACGTTCTACGCGCAGCGCCGAAGCCCGCAGGGCGAGACCAGCGAAAGCGCGGCCGGCGGTGCATCTGCACCGTCCGACGACGGTGGCTCCGCCACCGGCGCGATCCCATCGGCCCGCGCCGGGCAAAGCCCGTCGCCGTCGGACGGTGCAGATGCACCGCCGGCCGGTCCGGAGCAGGACCGAACCGTGGAACGGTTCGTGCTCCGGACCCATACATCGCCGGTCCAGATCCGCACGATGATGACCCAGCAACCTCCGATCCGCATCATCGCACCGGGCCGGGTCTATCGCAGCGACAGCGACGCGACCCACACGCCAATGTTCCACCAGATCGAGGGCTTGGTCATCGATCGCGGCATCCATATGGGGCATCTCAAATGGACGCTGGAGACGTTCCTGAAGGCCTATTTCGAGCGCGACGATATCGTGCTGCGGCTGCGCCCGAGCTATTTTCCGTTCACCGAACCGTCGGCAGAGGTCGATATCGGCTATACGCTGGAAAAGGGTCGGCGCGTCGTCGGCGGTGATCCGACCAAGGGCAATGGCGGCTGGATGGAGGTGCTGGGCAGCGGCATGGTCCATCCCAAGGTCATCGCCGCGTGCGGGCTCGACCCCGATGAGTGGCAGGGATTTGCGTTCGGCACCGGCGTCGACCGGCTGGCGATGCTGAAATACGGCATGGACGATCTGCGCCCGTTCTTCGACGGCGATCTGCGCTGGTTGAAACATTATGGCTTTGCGGCGCTGGACGTTCCCACGCTGTCGGGGGGAGTAGGCGCATGA
- a CDS encoding GIY-YIG nuclease family protein, with protein MRIFEPCVYIVASRRNGTIYTGVTSNLIQRLHQHRSGSFPGFTADHDCHRLVWFERHETMDAAIQREKRIKKWNRDWKQNLVERDNPHWSDLSSGLGFFPVPQ; from the coding sequence ATGCGCATCTTCGAACCTTGCGTGTACATCGTCGCCAGCCGTCGCAACGGCACCATCTACACCGGCGTCACCAGCAACCTGATCCAGCGCCTGCACCAGCATCGCAGCGGCAGCTTCCCCGGCTTCACCGCCGACCATGACTGCCACCGCCTCGTCTGGTTCGAACGGCATGAGACCATGGACGCCGCGATCCAGCGTGAGAAGCGGATCAAGAAGTGGAACCGCGACTGGAAGCAGAATCTGGTCGAGCGGGACAACCCCCACTGGTCCGACCTGTCCTCGGGGCTAGGCTTCTTTCCCGTTCCGCAATAA
- the rplT gene encoding 50S ribosomal protein L20: MARIKRGTTTKAKHKRILDQAKGYYGRRKNTIRIARQAVEKAGQYAYRDRKVKKRTFRGLWIQRINAGVRAEGITYSQFMHGCKLAGIELDRKVLADIAMHEEAAFKAIVAQAKAALPEQAAA; this comes from the coding sequence ATGGCACGTATCAAGCGCGGCACGACCACCAAGGCGAAGCACAAGCGCATTTTGGATCAGGCGAAGGGCTATTATGGCCGTCGCAAGAACACGATCCGCATCGCTCGCCAGGCCGTCGAAAAGGCCGGTCAGTACGCTTATCGCGACCGCAAGGTGAAGAAGCGGACCTTCCGTGGTCTGTGGATCCAGCGCATCAACGCCGGTGTCCGCGCGGAGGGCATCACCTATTCGCAGTTCATGCACGGCTGCAAGCTGGCCGGCATCGAACTCGACCGGAAGGTCCTGGCCGATATCGCGATGCACGAAGAGGCCGCCTTCAAGGCGATCGTCGCGCAGGCGAAGGCCGCCCTGCCGGAACAGGCCGCCGCGTAA
- the rpmI gene encoding 50S ribosomal protein L35, which yields MPKLKTKSGVKKRFKFTATGKVKHGVAGKRHRLISHNAKYIRQNRGTSVLADADVARIKAWAPYGLR from the coding sequence ATGCCCAAGCTCAAGACCAAGAGCGGCGTGAAGAAGCGCTTCAAGTTCACCGCCACCGGCAAGGTGAAGCACGGCGTCGCCGGCAAGCGTCACCGCCTGATCTCGCACAATGCGAAGTATATCCGTCAGAACCGCGGGACCTCGGTCCTGGCCGACGCCGATGTGGCTCGCATCAAGGCGTGGGCGCCTTACGGCCTTCGTTAA